The sequence CGATCCGACCGCAGGAAATCGTCGCTCGCATCGGCGCGCATATTAAAATGGCGCGCATGATGTCCCAAACAAGGGGCGCAATTGATGCGGCCGCTAATGCGGTGATCGTGCTTGACGCCAATGGGGCGCCGCTGTGGCAATCGAGCAAGGCGTCACATTGGCTGGAAAAATACTTTTCAGTCGCCGCCGATCACACACGGGTTTCCAGACTGCCGTCTCAAATGCAATTCTGGCTCAATGAAAACCTTGTATTGGAACGACAAAACGGACCAGCCACGTTGCCGTCAATGCCTTTTCAGCCGTTAGTATTGAAGCGTGACGAAGAGGAATTGCACATCCGCCTGGAGAGAAATGCGCGCACCGGAGAATTGACCCTTTTGCTGGAAGAAAAGAGCGTCGTGCCCGCAGATAACGCCCGTATTCCAAGCCTGCTGGAACTCACCGGAATAGGCGGAGTCAACGCAGCGCAGCGAGAGCAATATCGTTTGACGCCGCGCGAGACGGATGTTCTTAACTGGCTGGCAAAAGGCAAAACCAACCGCGACATAGCGGAAATTCTGGGGATGAGTCCACGTACAGTGAACAAGCATCTTGAACACATTTTTATCAAGTTAGGGGTAGAAACACGCTCTGCCGCAGTCGGTATGGCAATCAATCATCAATGTCTCAGCCATTGATCGTTAGATTGCAGACTTACTACTTACTAACTTGCTAATTCACTGAATGAACGTTCGGGGGCGGCGGTTTTAGTCATTGTGTTAGCGGTTCATCTTTATCAGTTATTTGACAAGCATTTAGCAATCCACATTGCCGTCTATAATTGGTCATTGCTATCCTTATTCAGTGTCCACCATGCCCGTCTCGCTCGCCAAACTACTCGTCGTCGGTATTTCCTCCCGTGCACTGTTTGATCTGGAGGCGGAAGAAGCGATTTTTCGTACGCAGGGATTGGCGGCTTATCAACAGCATCAACTGCTGAACGAAAATCAGATACTCAAACCCGGCGCTGCATTTGCGCTGGTTCGCGCATTACTTAAGTTGAACCGGTTGACACCCGATCAGCGCTTGGTGGAAGTGGTGATCATGTCGCGCAATTCGACTGAAACCTCCATGCGCATTTTTAACGCGATCAAACATTATGAGCTGGATATTACGCGCGCAGTATTGTCTGGCGGCGCATCATTGGCACCTTATCTGCACGCATTTAATGTGAGTCTTTTTCTGTCATTGCACGAGGACGATGTGCAGGCGGCGATCAACTCGGATACCGCTGCGGCGTTGTTGTATCAAATGCCGACGCAACAGAATGGTCAGCGGGATAGCGAGGAACTGGATCAAATCCGCATCGCCTTTGATGGCGATGCCGTGATTTTTTCGGATGAATCGGAACGTATTTTTCAAACCAAAGGCATTGAAGCTTTTGAACGCCATGAACGTGAAAACGCTTTGAAGCCTTTGCCAGAAGGCCCGTTTGCGCGGTTGCTGATGGCGCTCTCTTTTATTCAGAGTAATTTTAAAAATCCCGATGGACGCGCCGGTCCGATTCGCACGGCATTGGTAACAGCCCGTTCCTCTCCCGCACACGAACGCGTGATACGCACGTTACGCGCCTGGAACGTGACGATTGATGAAACGTTTTTCATGGGTGGCGTCGCCAAATCGGACGTGTTGGCAGCATTCAGGCCGCATATGTTTTTTGATGATCAGCCAGGTCATTGCGACCATGCTTCTAGGCATGTGCAGACCGGCCGCGTACCTATCAAGCGGCAAAAAAAGAAAGATGACGGCGGCGAAATCTAAACGCCAGCATCACAGCGTCAGGGATTTTTTTTCGGTGCGTTGAATAGGCTGGCTCAATCCGAAGATCGGTCTATCGCTAGTCTTTGCCAAAAGCCAGCAACCTATATTTTCGATAAAAAAAAGCCTCGATATTCGGTCCCCAAAGGATCGCATATCGAGGTCGCTTCCTGTTTTTTCTGGCTATTAAGGCTTACGTACCGAAATCGCATCCACCACGCACAATGCCGTCATATTGACGATGCGACGTACTGTCGCCGATGGCGTCAAAATGTGAACCGGCTTAGCGCAACCCAACAGAATCGGACCGACTGCAACGCCATTACCTGAAGTTGTTTTGAGCAGATTATAGGCAATATTGGCAGCGTCGATATTCGGCATCACAACCAGGTTGGCATCTGCTGTCAGCGGTGAATCATGCATCACTTTTCGGAGCTGGCCGGCGTTCAATGCTGTATCGCCGTGCATTTCACCGTCGATCTCCAAGTCTGGCGCACGCTCGCGGACGATCGCTAACGTCTTGCGCATTTTCTGTGCAGACAGGCTATTGCTGGTGCCGAAGTTGGAGTGCGACAGCAATGCAACATGCGGCTTGATACCGAAACGTTGCATTTCTTCTGCAGCCAAAATAGTAATTTCCGCCAACTCTTCAGCGGTAGGATTTTCGTTGACGTGCGTATCGACCAATACCAATTGGCGATTCGACAGAATCAACGCGTTCATCGCTGCATAAACGTTGACGCCTTCACGACGGCCCAACACCATGTTGATGTAGGTCAAGTGTAAATCATGCGTTCCATACGTGCCGCAAATCATGCCATCTGCATGGCCTTTATGAATCGCCATTGATCCGATCAACGTGTGACGACGACGCATTTCAAGTTTGGCATATTGCTCAGTGACGCCCTGGCGCTTGGTCATTGCCAGGAATGTCTGCCAGTAATCGCGATAGCGGTTGTCAAACTCTGGATTAATGACCTCAAAATCGACATCGACTTTCAGGCGCAAGCCGAAGCGTTCAATACGCTGTTGCAATACTGCCGGGCGACCAATGAGAATCGGTTTTGCCAGATTTTCATCCACAACAATTTGGACTGCACGCAAAACGCGCTCTTCTTCGCCTTCTGCGAAGACAATCCGTTTTTCCCCCGCCGGTGCTTTCTTGGCGATCTGGAAAAGTGGACGCATGAAAGTGCCGCTGTGATAGACGAACTGCTGCAAACGCTCAATATAGGCTTCCATATCCTGAATCGGACGTGCAGCCACTCCGGACGCTTCAGCAGCTCTTGCTACCGCGGGTGCAATCTTGATCATCAGACGCGGATCGAAAGGCTTCGGAATAATATATTCCGGACCGAACGACATATTGGCGATGCCATAGGTAGCGGCAACGACGTCGGACTGCTCAGCCTGCGCTAGTTCCGCGATCGCATGGACCACCGCGATTTCCATCTCGCGGGTGATCGTGGTGGCACCACAATCCAGCGCGCCACGGAAAATGTAGGGGAAGCACAAGACGTTGTTAACCTGATTCGGATAGTCCGAACGGCCGGTTGCCATGATCACGTCATCACGCACTTCTTTGACGTCTTCCGGCAAAATTTCAGGATTCGGATTTGCCAAAGCCAAGACTATTGGACGCGGTCCCATGACCTTTACCATGTCTTGCTTTAGCACGCCACCGGCAGACAAGCCGAGGAATATATCGGCACCGGGCATTAAATCTGCCAACTTGCGTGCTTCTGTTTTGCGGGCAAAGCGCAGTTTGTCCGGGTCCATCAGCTCAACACGGCCTTCGTAGACCACACCAGCTAAATCGGTGACAAAGATATTTTCAATCGGGAATCCAAGATCAACGATCAGGTCGAGACAGGCCAGCGCCGCAGCGCCCGCGCCG is a genomic window of Glaciimonas sp. CA11.2 containing:
- a CDS encoding response regulator — its product is MSTRFDRHVVLIVDDVPDNLALLSDALDDSGHIVLVATDGASALERLQRITPDLILLDAVMPGMDGFETCRRIKLLKHVEHVPVVFMTGLTETEHVIKGFEVGGIDYVTKPIRPQEIVARIGAHIKMARMMSQTRGAIDAAANAVIVLDANGAPLWQSSKASHWLEKYFSVAADHTRVSRLPSQMQFWLNENLVLERQNGPATLPSMPFQPLVLKRDEEELHIRLERNARTGELTLLLEEKSVVPADNARIPSLLELTGIGGVNAAQREQYRLTPRETDVLNWLAKGKTNRDIAEILGMSPRTVNKHLEHIFIKLGVETRSAAVGMAINHQCLSH
- a CDS encoding 5'-nucleotidase, with the translated sequence MPVSLAKLLVVGISSRALFDLEAEEAIFRTQGLAAYQQHQLLNENQILKPGAAFALVRALLKLNRLTPDQRLVEVVIMSRNSTETSMRIFNAIKHYELDITRAVLSGGASLAPYLHAFNVSLFLSLHEDDVQAAINSDTAAALLYQMPTQQNGQRDSEELDQIRIAFDGDAVIFSDESERIFQTKGIEAFERHERENALKPLPEGPFARLLMALSFIQSNFKNPDGRAGPIRTALVTARSSPAHERVIRTLRAWNVTIDETFFMGGVAKSDVLAAFRPHMFFDDQPGHCDHASRHVQTGRVPIKRQKKKDDGGEI
- a CDS encoding NADP-dependent malic enzyme, which gives rise to MDSMIDKKEELRQQLRQAALEYHEFPTPGKISVTATKSLTTQRDLALAYSPGVAAACEEIVADPANAFRYTARGNLVAVITNGTAVLGLGNIGPLASKPVMEGKGVLFKKFAGIDVFDIEVNETDPDKLCDIIASLEPTFGGINLEDIKAPECFEIERKLRDRMKIPVFHDDQHGTAIIVGAAILNGLKVVGKDIKNCKLVVSGAGAAALACLDLIVDLGFPIENIFVTDLAGVVYEGRVELMDPDKLRFARKTEARKLADLMPGADIFLGLSAGGVLKQDMVKVMGPRPIVLALANPNPEILPEDVKEVRDDVIMATGRSDYPNQVNNVLCFPYIFRGALDCGATTITREMEIAVVHAIAELAQAEQSDVVAATYGIANMSFGPEYIIPKPFDPRLMIKIAPAVARAAEASGVAARPIQDMEAYIERLQQFVYHSGTFMRPLFQIAKKAPAGEKRIVFAEGEEERVLRAVQIVVDENLAKPILIGRPAVLQQRIERFGLRLKVDVDFEVINPEFDNRYRDYWQTFLAMTKRQGVTEQYAKLEMRRRHTLIGSMAIHKGHADGMICGTYGTHDLHLTYINMVLGRREGVNVYAAMNALILSNRQLVLVDTHVNENPTAEELAEITILAAEEMQRFGIKPHVALLSHSNFGTSNSLSAQKMRKTLAIVRERAPDLEIDGEMHGDTALNAGQLRKVMHDSPLTADANLVVMPNIDAANIAYNLLKTTSGNGVAVGPILLGCAKPVHILTPSATVRRIVNMTALCVVDAISVRKP